One part of the Solanum dulcamara chromosome 8, daSolDulc1.2, whole genome shotgun sequence genome encodes these proteins:
- the LOC129900276 gene encoding protein ELF4-LIKE 1-like, producing MEGTLKRHRQTLAKPQPLTTATTATTNDRRLPDSSAVEAYIGEENGDLSIEKGNSETWNNFSNTFRQVQSVLDRNRLLIQQVNENHQSRTNDNMVQNVGLIQELNGNISKVVSLYSDISTNFSAMFGQENDAIGDETNNH from the coding sequence ATGGAAGGCACCCTCAAGCGCCATCGTCAAACCTTAGCCAAACCACAGCCCCTCACCACCGCAACAACTGCCACCACTAACGACCGCCGGCTTCCTGATAGCTCTGCCGTTGAAGCTTATATAGGGGAAGAGAACGGAGACCTCAGTATAGAGAAAGGCAACTCCGAGACGTGGAACAACTTTTCCAACACATTCAGGCAGGTGCAATCCGTGTTGGATCGGAACAGATTGTTGATACAGCAAGTCAACGAAAACCATCAGTCCAGAACGAACGACAATATGGTGCAGAACGTGGGCCTCATTCAGGAGCTTAATGGCAACATTTCCAAAGTCGTTTCTCTCTATTCGGATATTTCCACCAATTTTTCAGCCATGTTTGGTCAAGAAAATGACGCCATTGGAGACGAGACCAACAACCACTGA
- the LOC129900275 gene encoding peptidyl-prolyl cis-trans isomerase CYP19-4-like isoform X2: MANRNKLSPFLVVWNRLGDTGVSSEGKHIKTELNDEAKTSEDLERVTHRVYFDVEINGKPTGRIVMGLFGKIVPKTAENFRALCTGEKGTGKAGKSLHYKGSTFHRIIPSFMIQGGDFTSGDGRGGESIYGESFSDENFDLKHTEPGILSMANAGPDTNGSQFFITTVTTSWLDRHHVVFGKVLSGMDVVHKIEAEGRESGTPKSKVRISNSGELPQ, encoded by the exons ATGGCCAACAGAAACAAATTATCTCCTTTCCTGGTTGTCTGG AACCGATTAGGTGATACAGGTGTCTCCTCGGAGGGTAAACACATTAAAACCGAACTGAATGACGag GCAAAAACATCAGAGGATTTGGAGCGGGTGACGCATAGAGTATACTTTGATGTTGAAATTAATGGAAAACCTACTG GTCGTATTGTCATGGGCCTCTTTGGGAAAATTGTCCCGAAAACAGCAG AAAACTTCAGAGCTCTTTGCACGG GGGAAAAAGGAACAGGGAAAGCTGGCAAGTCTCTCCATTACAAAGGGAGCACTTTCCACAGGATCATACCAAGCTTCATGATCCAGGGAGGCGACTTCACTAGTGGTGATGGGCGAGGTGGAGAGTCAATATATGGTGAAAGCTTTTCAGATGAAAACTTTGATCTAAAACACACTGAACCTG GTATTTTGTCAATGGCAAATGCTGGACCAGACACCAATGGATCTCAATTCTTTATCACAACTGTAACCACTAGCTG GTTGGACAGGCATCATGTTGTTTTCGGCAAGGTGCTGTCTGGGATGGATGTTGTTCACAAAATTGAAGCTGAAGGCAGAGAAAGTGGAACCCCGAAAAGCAAAGTTAGAATATCAAATAGCGGTGAACTCCCTCAGTGA
- the LOC129900275 gene encoding peptidyl-prolyl cis-trans isomerase CYP19-4-like isoform X1, with the protein MANRNKLSPFLVVWVLVLFGTLIFILNRLGDTGVSSEGKHIKTELNDEAKTSEDLERVTHRVYFDVEINGKPTGRIVMGLFGKIVPKTAENFRALCTGEKGTGKAGKSLHYKGSTFHRIIPSFMIQGGDFTSGDGRGGESIYGESFSDENFDLKHTEPGILSMANAGPDTNGSQFFITTVTTSWLDRHHVVFGKVLSGMDVVHKIEAEGRESGTPKSKVRISNSGELPQ; encoded by the exons ATGGCCAACAGAAACAAATTATCTCCTTTCCTGGTTGTCTGGGTGCTGGTTTTATTCGGAACCCTAATTTTCATTCTG AACCGATTAGGTGATACAGGTGTCTCCTCGGAGGGTAAACACATTAAAACCGAACTGAATGACGag GCAAAAACATCAGAGGATTTGGAGCGGGTGACGCATAGAGTATACTTTGATGTTGAAATTAATGGAAAACCTACTG GTCGTATTGTCATGGGCCTCTTTGGGAAAATTGTCCCGAAAACAGCAG AAAACTTCAGAGCTCTTTGCACGG GGGAAAAAGGAACAGGGAAAGCTGGCAAGTCTCTCCATTACAAAGGGAGCACTTTCCACAGGATCATACCAAGCTTCATGATCCAGGGAGGCGACTTCACTAGTGGTGATGGGCGAGGTGGAGAGTCAATATATGGTGAAAGCTTTTCAGATGAAAACTTTGATCTAAAACACACTGAACCTG GTATTTTGTCAATGGCAAATGCTGGACCAGACACCAATGGATCTCAATTCTTTATCACAACTGTAACCACTAGCTG GTTGGACAGGCATCATGTTGTTTTCGGCAAGGTGCTGTCTGGGATGGATGTTGTTCACAAAATTGAAGCTGAAGGCAGAGAAAGTGGAACCCCGAAAAGCAAAGTTAGAATATCAAATAGCGGTGAACTCCCTCAGTGA